A single Anopheles funestus chromosome 2RL, idAnoFuneDA-416_04, whole genome shotgun sequence DNA region contains:
- the LOC125763344 gene encoding serine/threonine-protein kinase Tor, translated as MSMVKVLQFVNGLKSRNKDVQNKAIKDLSLYVKTELRETPDDMFFEDFNHHIFEMLTSPDNNEKKGGILAIECLINGDVVNTTNKISRYSNNLRNLLPVSDVCVMELAAKVLVKLALLPGSNGASSFEFDIKRALEWLSEDRVENKRQAAVLVLRELAVAMPTFFYQQVGSFFDHIFVAIKDPKAAIREGAGQALRAVLILTSQREGTKQNNNTQWHMNCYDQAFECLRDTVGREKNLNRDDRVHGALIVFKEILRCSHAAWEKKYVQLDSLNVDQKCSIRGQREDDGRGFLPRIRVPFMEKLGNHSGHGSVSYSSRYYDVVTDLKFFRQNNSVQESALYRALVREKYDTICQAVLDQRSSKSPYVIQTLLAIFPRLAAFNREEFVRLHLRTVVNYLLTLLRSKEKERNAAFISLGYIAVAVEKEIEPNTKRIMELISSALPPKDTPSKRKTTVDPSVFMCVMLLGHALKGGITHEIKEIIAPMLSTGLSPALIVCLRELCETVPQAQLEITAGLLKILSYVLMNRPLPQFIVPKSHSVVSPAFLSTLEQQPQPQPLQQQVHDTATIVLALQTLGTFSFEGCSLLQFVQRCADHFLNSEQQEIRIEAVHTCTLLLKLALQAADSNGNDVSETLTQTLSSVLEKILVVGITDVDPAVRLRVLKSLDESFDTQLAQPWFLSSLLVTIHDEVFEIRELAIIIIGRLSTINPAYVMPSLRKTMVQLLTELEHSGVSRNKEQSARMLDHLIVSTPRLVASYMRPILTILVPKLKEPDQNPSVVLNVLRAIGDLAEVIGGHHVLQKWSDELLQLLLDMLSDAGSTEKRAVALWTFGQLVSATGQVVVPYNKYPNLIDILINFLKTEQQLYVRRETIRVLGLLGALDPYKHKMNRGLIDSQTSANILISVDTKSDEPTDLSTSEMLINMSTQLDEYYPAVVISTLMKILRDPTLSNHHLSVVQAITFTFTSLGIKGVPYLSQVLPCLLRNIVTAEMSLKEYLFQQLSTLISIVKQHIIGFMDDIFELIKTFWTTGSGGGQGGGSQPSTTSAASLQPTIINLVEKIAIALGCEFKVYLPQLMPQILRVLLHDTSKDRAVTVKLLGAMRNFGNNLDDYLHLIIPAIVKLFEPLDIPLNVSITALQTINYLAEVLDFTDFSSRIVHPLVRVLDNYPELRPVALTTLCSIMIQLGRKYLVFVPLVNRVMIKHKIPSVEYTKLLTKLQNNSTLAMDDEFRIRQARNRNREISLPSDSTIKKFPVSMSDLEAMFKANRRVSKDDWLEWLRRLSIILLKESKNPALRSCATLAQNYPQLLKDLFNAAFVSCWSDLSDKLKQDLAHSLTQALMVQDLPEITQTVLNLAEFMEHCENYPLKIDSKILGERAMECRAYAKALHYTEEEFHQTEEHHQSLFESLILINNKLQQKEAAEGLLEYAGRHRSSAEEMKVQVRWYEKLHSWDQALTLYSEKLKSNPSDLESRLGEMRCLEALGEWSALNTVTTENWDTLGSEGQSKAGRLAAAAAWGLQDWEGMHRFVRCIPEDTQDGAFYRAVLAVHNEQYELAQSLIDSTRDLLDTELTAMAGESYERAYGAMVCVQMLAELEEVIQYKLIPERRETIKSMWWDRLLGGQRLVEDWQRVIQVHSLVLSPKEDIRTWLKFASLCRKNGSLKLSEKTLVMLLEYDPMQNLGEALPIDKPHVTFAYTKHLHMAGYVKEAYDHLNRFVASFSPQAFTASSGAGGQDDLKDENRRLLARCFLKLGLWQSSSTGGNLLKEHLVNGILVCYSRATKHDPNWYKAWHNWAYMNFEVVQAKKQQEEYTKNPGSAAERTLIKHYAVPAVRGFFQSINLSQGNSLQDTLRLLTLWFDHAQYEEVYEALVEGMRVIDKNTWLQVIPQLIARIDTPRNLVGQLINYLLTEIGKTHPQALVYPLTVASKSAPGTRKQAAHKILNNMCEHSNTLVNQVLLISEELIRVAILWHEQWHEGLEEASRLYFGEQNIDGMFATLEPLHAMLQRGPQTLKESSFNQAYGRDLSEAQEWCRNYKSTKNVRDLNQAWDLYYHVFRRISRQLVQLTSLELQYVSPKLLACRNLELAVPGSYTPGQQLICIASIETNLTIISSKQRPRKLCIRGSNGKNYMFLLKGHEDLRQDERVMQLFGLVNTLLLNDRDTFRRNLTIQRYAVIPLSTNSGLIGWVPHCDTLHKLIRDYRDSKKLMLNIEHRIMLRMAPDYDHLTVMQKVEVFEHALEQTKGDDLAKLLWLKSPSSEQWFDRRTNYIRSLAVMSMVGYILGLGDRHPSNLMLDRLSGKILHIDFGDCFEVAMTREKFPEKIPFRLTRMLINAMEVTGIEGTYRRTCESVMHVLRRNKDSLMAVLEAFVYDPLLNWRLLDSDRLRRSKNAGEMDSGSESIHEDSLLSYSARRDARLNELNAGTTGATGAGGVGQASAMVNVASGSGAAAIPAIPSASGKAVPAGGDAPDGNFPALQNPVDVTNKKARAIVDRVKDKLTGKDFGKAEPVAVNRQIDLLIQQATSNENLCQCYIGWCPFW; from the exons ATGTCGATGGTAAAAGTGTTACAATTTGTTAACGGGCTCAAGTCCCGCAACAAGGATGTGCAAAACAAAGCGATCAAGGATCTGTCGCTGTACGTCAAGACAGAACTTCGCGAAACTCCGGACGATATGTTTTTCGAGGATTTTAATCATCATATCTTCGAGATGCTCACCAGCCCGGATAACAACGAAAAGAAGGGAGGAATATTGGCCATTG AGTGCCTCATCAACGGCGACGTCGTGAATACAACGAACAAAATTTCCCGATACTCGAATAATCTACGGAATTTGTTGCCCGTTAGCGACGTTTGCGTGATGGAGCTGGCTGCGAAGGTGCTAGTAAAGTTGGCCCTTTTGCCCGGCTCAAACGGTGCCAGTTCGTTCGAATTCGACATCAAACGTGCGCTCGAATGGCTGTCGGAGGACCGAGTAGAAAACAAGCGACAGGCCGCGGTGCTGGTGTTGCGCGAGTTAGCTGTTGCAAtgccaacttttttttaccaacaaGTCGGAAGCTTCTTTGATCATATATTCGTCGCAATAAAGGATCCCAAGGCGGCCATCCGGGAAGGAGCTGGTCAAGCACTGAGGGCAGTGCTCATCCTAACGTCGCAACGTGAAggaacgaagcaaaacaataatacCCAGTGGCATATGAATTGCTACGATCAGGCATTCGAATGCCTGCGGGATACGGTGGGCCGCGAAAAGAATTTAAACCGCGATGATCGTGTACATGGTGCGCTGATTGTTTTCAAAGAAATTCTGCGCTGTTCGCACGCGGCTTGGGAGAAAAAGTACGTGCAGCTTGATAGTTTAAACGTCGATCAGAAATGTTCGATTCGTGGCCAGCGTGAAGACGATGGGCGTGGATTCCTGCCACGTATCCGTGTGCCCTTCATGGAGAAACTCGGCAACCATTCGGGGCACGGTTCTGTTAGCTACAGCTCGCGCTATTACGATGTCGTGACGGATCTAAAGTTTTTCCGCCAGAACAACAGTGTGCAGGAGTCGGCACTGTACAGAGCGTTGGTGAGGGAAAAGTACGATACCATTTGCCAGGCGGTGCTAGATCAGCGTAGTTCGAAGTCTCCGTACGTTATTCAAACCCTGTTAGCCATTTTCCCCCGCTTGGCAGCGTTCAATCGGGAGGAGTTTGTGAGGCTTCATCTGCGCACAGTGGTTAACTACTTGCTAACGTTACTGCGCAGCAAGGAAAAGGAACGCAATGCTGCATTTATATCGCTCGGCTACATTGCTGTGGCGGTGGAGAAGGAAATCGAGCCAAACACGAAACGCATCATGGAGTTGATTAGCAGCGCCCTCCCACCGAAGGATACGCCGAGCAAGCGGAAAACCACAGTCGATCcgtcggtgttcatgtgtgttATGCTGCTAGGGCACGCTTTAAAAGGTGGCATAACCCATGAAATCAAGGAAATTATAGCCCCCATGCTGTCAACCGGCTTAAGCCCGGCGTTGATAGTTTGCCTAAGGGAGCTGTGCGAAACAGTGCCGCAAGCACAGCTCGAAATTACTGCCGGTTTGCTGAAGATACTGTCGTATGTGCTAATGAACCGTCCGCTGCCACAGTTTATCGTTCCCAAGTCCCACTCGGTAGTTTCGCCAGCCTTTTTAAGCACTCTAGAACAGCAACCTCAGCCCCAACCGCTGCAGCAGCAAGTCCACGATACGGCTACGATCGTTTTGGCTTTGCAAACGCTTGGTACATTCAGCTTCGAAGGATGCAGCTTGCTACAGTTTGTGCAGCGCTGTGCCGATCACTTCCTTAACAGCGAACAGCAAGAGATCCGCATTGAGGCCGTGCACACATGTACGCTATTGTTAAAGCTGGCGCTTCAGGCAGCCGACAGTAACGGAAACGACGTGTCTGAAACGCTAACGCAAACGCTTAGCTCGGTGTTGGAGAAAATTTTAGTCGTCGGCATCACGGACGTTGATCCGGCAGTGCGCCTGCGGGTGCTTAAGTCACTGGACGAAAGCTTCGATACGCAGCTTGCGCAACCGTGGTTTCTTAGCTCGCTGCTGGTTACCATCCACGATGAGGTGTTTGAAATACGCGAGCTTGCGATCATCATTATTGGCAGACTGTCGACGATCAATCCAGCGTACGTAATGCCAAGCCTTCGTAAAACGATGGTCCAGCTGCTGACGGAATTGGAACATTCGGGCGTTAGTCGCAATAAGGAGCAGAGCGCGCGAATGTTGGATCACCTGATCGTCAGTACGCCACGGTTGGTAGCATCTTACATGCGACCGATACTGACGATACTCGTGCCAAAGCTAAAGGAACCAGATCAGAATCCGAGCGTCGTGTTGAACGTACTGCGCGCCATTGGAGATTTGGCCGAAGTAATAGGCGGCCATCATGTGCTGCAAAAGTGGTCAGACGAGCTGCTGCAGCTTCTGCTCGACATGCTGAGTGATGCGGGTTCAACGGAAAAGCGAGCTGTTGCACTGTGGACATTTGGGCAGCTCGTTAGTGCAACGGGTCAAGTCGTGGTGCCGTATAATAAGTATCCGAACCTGATCGATATACTGATCAACTTTCTGAAAACCGAACAGCAGCTGTATGTGCGCCGGGAAACGATACGCGTGCTGGGACTGCTTGGCGCACTCGATCCTTACAAGCACAAGATGAACCGAGGGTTGATCGATAGTCAGACGAGTGCAAACATTCTCATTTCCGTCGACACGAAAAGTGACGAACCGACGGATTTGTCCACGTCGGAAATGCTGATTAATATGAGCACGCAGCTAGACGAGTACTATCCGGCGGTGGTCATATCGACACTGATGAAAATTCTGCGTGATCCAACGCTATCGAATCACCATCTCAGCGTTGTGCAGGCAATCACGTTCACGTTTACCAGTCTCGGTATAAAGGGAGTGCCGTACCTCTCGCAGGTGCTACCCTGTCTGCTGCGGAACATCGTAACAGCCGAGATGAGCCTTAAGGAGTACCTGTTTCAACAGCTCTCGACGTTGATATCGATCGTGAAGCAACACATTATTGGCTTTATGGATGATATATTCGAACTGATAAAGACGTTCTGGACCACCGGTAGCGGTGGTGGTCAGGGCGGTGGTTCACAACCATCAACAACCTCGGCCGCATCGTTGCAGCCGACCATCATTAATTTGGTAGAAAAGATTGCCATTGCGCTTGGATGCGAATTTAAAGTGTATCTACCTCAGCTAATGCCGCAAATATTGCGCGTTCTGTTGCACGACACCTCGAAGGACCGCGCCGTTACGGTGAAACTGCTCGGTGCGATGCGCAACTTTGGCAACAATCTGGACGACTACCTGCACCTGATAATACCGGCGATTGTGAAGCTGTTCGAACCGCTTGACATTCCGCTAAACGTTTCCATTACAGCACTGCAAACGATCAATTATCTTGCAGAGGTGCTAGATTTTACAGACTTTTCTTCCCGCATCGTACATCCGCTGGTTCGCGTACTCGACAACTACCCCGAACTAAGACCGGTGGCACTGACGACGCTCTGCTCGATAATGATACAGCTGGGGCGCAAATATCTGGTGTTTGTGCCGCTGGTGAATCGGGTCATGATTAAGCACAAGATACCATCGGTCGAATACACGAAGCTGCTGACCAAGCTGCAGAACAACAGTACGCTTGCGATGGACGACGAGTTCCGCATACGGCAGGCGAGGAATCGGAATCGGGAAATATCGCTACCGAGCGATAGCACGATCAAAAAGTTCCCCGTATCGATGTCCGATCTGGAGGCAATGTTTAAAGCGAATCGGCGCGTCTCCAAGGACGATTGGTTGGAATGGTTACGGCGGCTAAGCATCATTCTGCTGAAGGAGTCGAAAAACCCGGCGCTACGGTCGTGCGCTACGTTGGCTCAGAACTATCCGCAACTGCTGAAGGATCTGTTCAATGCCGCGTTCGTGTCGTGCTGGTCGGATCTGTCCGATAAGTTGAAGCAGGACCTTGCGCACAGTCTTACGCAAGCGCTGATGGTACAGGACTTGCCGGAAATTACGCAAACAGTGCTGAATTTGGCGGAATTTATGGAACACTGCGAAAACTATCCGCTCAAGATCGATTCGAAGATTTTGGGCGAACGAGCGATGGAATGTCGTGCGTACGCGAAAGCCCTCCACTACACAGAGGAAGAATTCCATCAGACGGAGGAACACCATCAGTCACTGTTTGAGTCGCTGATCCTAATAAACAACAAGCTGCAGCAGAAGGAAGCGGCCGAAGGGTTACTAGAGTATGCCGGACGCCATCGTTCCAGTGCCGAGGAGATGAAGGTGCAGGTGCGATGGTACGAAAAGCTGCACAGCTGGGATCAGGCACTGACGCTCTACTCCGAAAAGCTGAAGTCCAACCCGAGCGATCTGGAGTCCCGGCTCGGTGAGATGCGTTGTCTGGAAGCGTTGGGTGAATGGTCCGCGCTAAATACTGTAACGACGGAAAACTGGGATACCCTCGGATCGGAGGGACAAAGCAAGGCGGGCCGGTTAGCGGCTGCTGCCGCCTGGGGTTTGCAGGACTGGGAAGGAATGCATCGGTTCGTGCGCTGCATTCCAGAGGACACACAGGACGGCGCATTCTATCGCGCTGTGCTGGCAGTACACAATGAGCAGTACGAGCTGGCGCAAAGTTTGATCGATTCGACGCGCGATCTGCTCGACACGGAACTGACCGCAATGGCTGGTGAGTCGTACGAGCGTGCGTACGGTGCGATGGTGTGCGTGCAGATGCTGGCTGAACTGGAGGAAGTGATCCAGTACAAGCTTATCCCGGAGCGGCGCGAAACGATCAAGTCAATGTGGTGGGATCGACTGCTCGGCGGACAGCGGCTCGTCGAGGACTGGCAGCGCGTAATACAGGTGCATTCGTTAGTGCTGTCGCCGAAGGAAGACATCCGTACGTGGCTGAAGTTTGCCTCGTTGTGCCGCAAGAATGGTTCGTTGAAGCTGTCGGAAAAGACGCTTGTCATGCTGCTGGAGTACGATCCGATGCAGAATCTGGGCGAGGCACTGCCGATTGATAAACCGCACGTAACGTTCGCCTACACGAAACATCTACATATGGCGGGGTACGTGAAGGAAGCTTACGATCACCTGAACCGCTTTGTGGCGTCTTTCAGCCCACAGGCATTCACCGCTAGTAGCGGCGCTGGTGGGCAGGACGATTTGAAGGATGAGAACAGACGGCTGTTGGCCCGCTGTTTCCTGAAGCTCGGTTTGTGGCAGAGCAGCTCGACCGGTGGGAATCTGTTGAAGGAACACCTGGTGAATGGGATTCTCGTGTGCTACAGCAGAGCCACGAAGCACGATCCGAACTGGTACAAGGCGTGGCACAATTGGGCGTACATGAACTTTGAAGTAGTGCAGGCAAAGAAGCAGCAAGAAGAATACACCAAAAATCCGGGCAGTGCCGCGGAACGGACACTGATCAAGCATTACGCTGTGCCGGCTGTGCGAGGTTTCTTCCAGTCGATCAATCTCTCGCAGGGCAATTCGTTGCAGGACACGCTGCGCTTGCTCACCCTTTGGTTTGATCACGCCCAGTACGAGGAGGTTTACGAAGCGCTGGTCGAAGGGATGCGAGTAATCGATAAAAACACGTGGCTCCAGGTGATACCACAGCTGATCGCACGTATCGACACACCGCGCAACCTGGTCGGGCAGCTGATCAACTATCTGCTGACGGAGATTGGCAAAACGCACCCGCAGGCACTCGTGTATCCGCTTACGGTCGCGTCAAAGTCGGCACCGGGTACGCGCAAGCAGGCAGCACacaaaatattgaacaacatGTGTGAACATTCAAATACGCTGGTCAACCAGGTGCTGCTGATCAGCGAGGAGCTGATTCGAGTGGCCATTCTTTGGCACGAACAGTGGCACGAAGGGCTGGAGGAAGCGTCTCGGCTGTACTTCGGTGAACAGAATATTGATGGCATGTTTGCGACACTGGAACCTTTGCACGCGATGCTACAGCGTGGTCCGCAAACTTTGAAAGAGTCCTCCTTCAATCAGGCGTATGGGCGTGATTTGTCCGAAGCACAGGAGTGGTGTAGAAACTACAAG AGTACTAAAAACGTGCGTGATTTAAACCAAGCGTGGGATCTTTACTACCACGTGTTTCGGCGCATTTCGCGTCAACTGGTGCAGCTTACCTCGCTGGAGCTTCAATACGTCAGCCCGAAGCTGCTTGCCTGTCGCAACCTGGAACTGGCAGTCCCGGGCAGTTATACACCCGGTCAACAATTGATCTGTATCGCAAGCATCGAAACGAACCTGACGATCATCAGCTCGAAACAGCGCCCAAGGAAGCTGTGCATCCGTGGTTCGAATGGCAAGAACTACATGTTCCTATTGAAAGGTCACGAAGATTTGCGCCAGGATGAGCGTGTGATGCAGCTGTTCGGGCTGGTAAACACGCTGCTACTGAACGATCGCGACACGTTCCGGCGCAACCTAACGATACAGCGGTATGCGGTCATACCGCTGAGCACTAACTCCGGTCTGATCGGTTGGGTACCGCACTGTGACACACTGCACAAGCTGATCCGCGACTATCGCGATTCGAAGAAACTGATGCTGAACATCGAGCACCGGATCATGCTGCGTATGGCACCGGATTACGATCACTTGACGGTGATGCAGAAGGTGGAGGTGTTTGAGCATGCGCTCGAACAGACGAAGGGTGACGATTTGGCAAAATTGCTCTGGCTGAAAAGTCCGTCCTCCGAGCAGTGGTTTGATCGGCGTACCAACTACATCCGGTCGCTGGCGGTAATGTCAATGGTGGGTTACATTTTGGGACTGGGCGATCGCCACCCGTCGAACTTGATGTTGGATCGGCTGAGTGGCAAAATTCTTCATATTGATTTCGGCGATTGTTTTGAG GTTGCTATGACGCGAGAGAAATTCCCGGAGAAGATTCCTTTCCGATTGACGCGAATGCTAATCAACGCAATGGAGGTGACCGGGATCGAAGGAACGTATCGGCGCACTTGTGAAAGCGTTATGCACGTGTTGCGACGCAACAAAGACAGTCTGATGGCGGTGCTTGAAGCATTCGTGTACGATCCGCTGCTTAATTGGCGTCTGCTGGATTCGGACCGGTTGCGTCGTTCAAAGAATGCGGGCGAAATGGACAGTGGATCGGAGAGCATACACGAGGATTCGCTTCTTAGCTATAGCGCCCGAAGAGACGCACGTTTAAACGAGCTAAATGCAGGAACTACTGGAGCAACGGGGGCGGGTGGGGTTGGTCAAGCATCAGCCATGGTGAACGTTGCTTCCGGCAGTGGAGCTGCTGCCATTCCTGCCATTCCTAGCGCATCTGGCAAAGCTGTTCCTGCCGGTGGTGATGCCCCGGATGGTAATTTCCCGGCGCTACAAAATCCAGTCGATGTAACGAACAAGAAAGCACGTGCGATTGTGGACCGCGTGAAGGACAAATTGACCGGCAAGGATTTTGGCAAAGCAGAACCAGTAGCCGTCAACCGGCAGATTGATTTGTTGATTCAACAAGCCACGAGCAACGAAAATCTCTGCCAGTGCTACATAGGATGGTGTCCATTCTGGTAA
- the LOC125763583 gene encoding MOB kinase activator-like 3 gives MALNGFLEFFQREKTFRPKKRFTQGTIRYSLHKQANASLQSGINLKEVVRLPAGENMNDWLAVHVVDFFNRINLIYGTISEYCNETTCPTMSGGAKYEYLWADGETYKKPVQLPAPRYIELLMDWVENQINNETLFPVSTDVPFPKTFPSLCKKILTRLFRVFVHVYIHHFDRIFSIGAEAHVNTCYKHFYYFVTEFDLMSAKELEPLAVMTAQMCKD, from the exons ATGGCACTGAACGGGTTTTTAGAATTCTTTCAACGAGAGAAAACGTTTCGACCAAAGAAACGATTCACTCAGGGCACGATCCGGTACTCGCTACACAAGCAAGCCAATGCCAGCCTCCAGTCCGGTATCAATTTGAAGGAGGTGGTAAGACTACCGGCTGGTGAGAACATGAACGATTGGCTTGCCGTTCATGTGGTGGATTTCTTCAATCGGATTAATCTCATCTACGGCACTATATCGGAGTACTGCAACGAAACCACCTGCCCGACCATGAGCGGTGGAGCAAAGTACGAGTACCTATGGGCAGACGGAGAAACCTACAAGAAACCCGTACAGTTGCCGGCCCCTCGGTACATTGAACTGCTGATGGATTGGGTAGAAAATCAGATTAATAACGAGACACTCTTCCCTGTGTCGACCGACGTGCCATTTCCGAAAACGTTTCCgagtttgtgcaaaaaaattcttaccCGCCTGTTTCGGGTGTTTGTGCACGTGTACATTCATCATTTTGATAGGATTTTCAGTATTGGCGCG GAAGCGCACGTAAACACCTGCTATAAACATTTCTACTACTTCGTGACCGAATTCGACCTGATGTCAGCAAAAGAGCTCGAGCCTCTCGCAGTGATGACGGCGCAAATGTGCAAAGACTAA
- the LOC125763521 gene encoding mitochondrial import receptor subunit TOM40 homolog 1-like, producing the protein MGNVLASSKPIAGPGGLPPPMPTETLSSIGDGAGAPDKASGDAKPLENPGTMEELHRKCKDVMPTNFEGAKLMINKGLSNHFQVSHTINLNSSNTSGYRFGAMYVGTKQLSPTEAFPVVLGDIDPSGNLNANIIHQVTPNVRCKFASQIQSSKVTAAQLTTDYKGPNYTTSLTVGNPNIINNSGVMVAHYLQAITNHLAMGGEFAYQYGPAVPGGQIALMSAAARYATDLYTWSGTVGAAGVHLCYYQRASEQLQIGAEVETNFRMQESVATIGYQVDLPKSDLVFRGMVDSNWTVGAVLEKKLQPLPFTFALSGMLNHTKNQFRLGCGLIVG; encoded by the exons ATGGGTAACGTGTTGGCCTCCTCAAAACCGATTGCTGGTCCCGGCGGTCTGCCGCCTCCGATGCCTACAGAAACGCTCTCTTCGATCGGTGATGGAGCCGGTGCGCCGGATAAAGCATCAGGTGATGCAAAACCATTAGAAAATCCAGGAACAATGGAAGAACTACACAGGAAATGCAAAG ATGTGATGCCAACAAACTTTGAAGGAGCCAAACTGATGATAAACAAGGGCTTAAGCAACCACTTTCAAGTCTCACATACGATTAATCTGAACTCCTCGAATACTAGCGGTTATCGTTTCGGTGCGATGTACGTCGGCACCAAACAACTATCCCCAACGGAAGCATTTCCCGTTGTGCTCGGTGATATTGATCCATCGGGCAATCTAAACGCAAACATCATTCATCAAGTAACACCGAATGTTCGGTGCAAATTCGCATCTCAG ATCCAAAGCAGCAAAGTAACGGCAGCACAACTTACGACAGATTATAAGGGACCGAACTATACGACCTCGCTCACCGTCGGCAATCCAAATATCATTAACAACTCGGGTGTTATGGTCGCACACTACCTGCAGGCCATTACGAACCATTTGGCAATGGGAGGAGAGTTCGCTTACCAGTACGGGCCGGCAGTTCCCGGTGGACAAATTGCTCTAATGTCTGCCGCCGCCAG GTATGCAACCGATCTGTACACATGGTCCGGCACGGTTGGTGCGGCAGGAGTACATCTTTGCTATTATCAACGTGCCAGCGAGCAGCTACAAATTGGAGCGGAAGTAGAAACCAACTTCCGAATGCAGGAATCTGTTGCCACCATTGGCTACCAAGTGGACCTGCCAAAGTCGGACCTTGTGTTCCGGGGTATGGTGGACAGCAATTGGACAGTCGGAGCCGTCCTAGAGAAGAAGTTACAACCTTTACCTTTCACCTTTGCGCTCAGCGGTATGCTGAATCACACTAAAAATCAATTCCGACTCGGGTGTGGGTTGATTGTGGGCTAG